A genome region from Cucurbita pepo subsp. pepo cultivar mu-cu-16 chromosome LG02, ASM280686v2, whole genome shotgun sequence includes the following:
- the LOC111788612 gene encoding probable serine/threonine-protein kinase MARK-A has translation MDSGSGSLQSSSGGDDDYDSHHHHHNHHHHQQQQQPHLFSPPPPPLFFNATIPPPPHQPLPFHLSPHNFQNLYDFPSNFNLQPTNFNPDSSNSFLNLDDVRPNPTTTFKTPTAAEGSTHHTQIPNRSTNPSPTGLHPKPTTKKRTRASRRAPTTVLTTDTTNFRAMVQEFTGIPSPPFTAPGSSSSSSSSFSRRFDLFASVRATTTNIEASGSGSGSGSGFHPSRSKVQLFSSLNNNNSNNNNNVTIDNQNTSRVHPAGIFSFQSLSEGTHLEPPHIHGSSTSQELLSALQNDEAWRSNSTATTTTTAATTGTTANCKLKFTGSSSSSNNLQQTLLGNIVATTTTSRGERTVESWICPSD, from the coding sequence ATGGATTCTGGTAGCGGAAGCTTGCAGTCTTCAAGTGGCGGCGACGACGACTACGACTctcatcaccaccaccacaaccaccaccaccaccaacaacaacaacaacctcaccttttttctcctcctccgccgccacTTTTCTTCAACGCCAccattcctcctcctcctcatcaGCCGTTACCTTTTCATCTCTCCCCTCATAACTTCCAAAACCTCTATGACTTTCCTTCCAATTTCAATTTACAACCCACAAATTTCAACCCCGATTCCTCAAATTCCTTCCTAAATCTCGACGACGTCCGCCCAAACCCCACCACCACCTTCAAAACCCCAACCGCCGCCGAGGGATCCACCCACCACACCCAAATCCCAAATCGCTCAACAAACCCATCACCCACTGGCTTACATCCTAAACCCACTACAAAGAAACGAACTAGAGCTTCCCGCCGTGCCCCCACCACCGTCCTCACCACAGACACGACAAATTTCCGAGCCATGGTGCAAGAATTCACCGGAATCCCCTCCCCACCCTTCACCGCCCCtggctcctcctcctcctcttcctcctccttctcccgCCGCTTTGATCTCTTCGCCTCCGTTCGAGCCACCACCACCAATATAGAAGCCAGTGGATCAGGATCGGGATCGGGATCGGGTTTCCACCCTTCTCGTTCCAAAGTCCAACTATTCTCATcgctcaacaacaacaacagcaacaacaacaacaatgtTACCATCGACAATCAAAATACATCGAGGGTTCATCCTGCGGGGATATTTTCATTTCAGTCACTATCAGAAGGAACCCATTTAGAACCACCGCATATCCATGGCAGCAGTACAAGCCAGGAGCTACTGTCCGCTCTGCAAAACGACGAAGCGTGGAGAAGCAACAGCAcggcaacaacaacaacaacagcagcaacaacagGAACGACAGCAAATTGTAAGTTAAAGTTTACaggatcttcttcttcatcgaaTAATTTGCAGCAGACATTATTGGGGAATATTGTTGCTACTACCACTACTAGCAGGGGTGAAAGAACAGTGGAATCTTGGATTTGCCCAtcggattaa